A genomic segment from Gammaproteobacteria bacterium encodes:
- the tpiA gene encoding triose-phosphate isomerase, translating into MRKPVIAGNWKMHHAPEDARRFFGAFRPSWSGAQPDILIFPAAISFAAAQAALPDHPRVQLGVQNIHPEPHGAFTGELSAPMARAAGATHALAGHSERRHLFGESDRDAAAKARAAADAGLVPVLCVGETLDERKAGRAGEVIVRQLDAALAVLTTEVDVMIAYEPVWAIGTGETATPSDASGAHGILRRRLAEAWGGERAARVRILYGGSVNPRNAAQLLASPDIDGVLVGGASLDPDSFARIAEAARL; encoded by the coding sequence ATGAGGAAACCGGTCATCGCCGGAAACTGGAAGATGCACCACGCGCCCGAGGACGCCCGCCGGTTCTTCGGCGCCTTCCGCCCCTCCTGGTCCGGGGCGCAGCCCGACATCCTGATCTTTCCCGCCGCCATCTCCTTCGCGGCGGCGCAAGCCGCCCTCCCCGATCATCCCCGGGTGCAGTTGGGCGTGCAGAACATCCATCCGGAGCCGCACGGAGCTTTCACGGGGGAGCTCTCCGCCCCCATGGCCCGCGCCGCAGGGGCCACCCACGCGCTCGCCGGACACTCCGAGCGCCGCCACCTGTTCGGCGAGAGCGACCGCGACGCGGCCGCCAAGGCACGCGCCGCCGCCGACGCAGGGCTGGTCCCCGTGCTCTGCGTGGGCGAGACCCTCGACGAGCGAAAGGCCGGCCGGGCCGGAGAAGTCATCGTCCGCCAGCTCGACGCCGCCCTTGCCGTTCTCACCACCGAGGTCGACGTGATGATCGCCTACGAGCCGGTCTGGGCCATCGGCACGGGTGAAACCGCGACCCCGTCGGACGCGTCCGGTGCGCACGGGATCCTGAGGCGCCGCCTGGCGGAGGCCTGGGGCGGGGAGCGGGCCGCCCGGGTGCGCATCCTCTACGGGGGAAGCGTGAACCCCCGGAACGCCGCGCAGCTGCTGGCCTCGCCTGACATCGACGGGGTGCTGGTGGGCGGAGCGAGCCTCGACCCCGACTCCTTCGCCCGCATCGCCGAAGCCGCGCGGCTGTGA
- the secG gene encoding preprotein translocase subunit SecG, translated as MYGFLLFLLVLDGLILGVVILLQAGKGGGLAAMGGGASPTEGILAGRQAASVLTRTTWTTGTLFMVLALVLSIMSSRATAPSSILRESQQQVAPTPVLPGLEEAAPADEAVPVEIPAAGETPPPPDPQPDGTPPPPNGS; from the coding sequence ATGTATGGCTTTCTTCTGTTCCTACTCGTACTGGATGGCCTGATCCTCGGGGTCGTCATCCTCCTCCAGGCAGGGAAGGGAGGCGGACTGGCCGCCATGGGCGGAGGAGCCAGCCCGACGGAGGGGATTCTCGCCGGCCGCCAGGCCGCTTCGGTGCTCACGCGCACCACCTGGACGACCGGCACGCTCTTCATGGTGCTCGCGCTGGTGCTGTCCATCATGTCGTCGCGGGCCACGGCGCCGTCCTCCATTCTGCGCGAGAGCCAGCAGCAGGTCGCCCCCACGCCGGTCCTGCCTGGGCTCGAGGAAGCCGCCCCCGCGGACGAGGCCGTCCCGGTCGAGATACCTGCCGCGGGCGAGACCCCGCCCCCACCCGACCCGCAGCCGGACGGGACGCCGCCCCCGCCCAACGGAAGCTGA
- a CDS encoding thiamine pyrophosphate-dependent enzyme: MAGRDDPVDLYRALALHRAAATRLKSLRDQGQVPAATRCGLGYEAVSAGAARALRTADNGTGDVIAPTPDNPGAFFVFGGTPLEFFRQRLARDSAPSRGREPGMCPTDFERGLAGPAVLPGTMVEVMAGITLALRLRGQDRVGLVFSGEDETSTSAWHEGINFAAAQRCPLIVVVQAGTEASIGAHTRVRDFGQKAAGYGVASASVDGGDVLAVHQAVLTAAERARSGKRTTLVEARGCPVSRRVHHAARTGEGRHPDEDPPDPVARFRERLVGERMARASDLDEVERGARSEVRAACEQALGESSPAGERALGGVRDGDPGTPPWYRLEPPARGLALASTT, encoded by the coding sequence GTGGCCGGGCGCGATGATCCCGTCGACCTCTACCGGGCCCTCGCCCTCCATCGGGCCGCCGCCACGCGGCTGAAGAGCCTCCGCGACCAGGGCCAGGTTCCCGCGGCCACCCGCTGCGGTCTGGGATACGAAGCCGTCTCGGCAGGCGCCGCGCGCGCCCTGCGTACCGCGGACAACGGCACCGGCGACGTGATCGCGCCCACCCCCGACAATCCGGGCGCCTTCTTCGTGTTCGGCGGGACCCCGCTCGAGTTCTTCCGCCAGCGTCTTGCGCGCGACTCCGCGCCGAGCCGCGGCCGGGAGCCCGGCATGTGCCCCACAGACTTCGAACGCGGGCTGGCCGGTCCGGCCGTGCTGCCCGGGACCATGGTGGAGGTGATGGCGGGCATCACGCTGGCCCTCCGCCTGCGCGGCCAGGACCGGGTCGGACTGGTGTTCTCGGGCGAGGACGAAACCTCCACCAGCGCATGGCACGAGGGCATCAACTTCGCCGCGGCGCAGCGCTGTCCCCTGATCGTGGTGGTTCAGGCCGGAACCGAGGCTTCAATTGGCGCCCACACGCGGGTGCGCGATTTCGGGCAGAAGGCGGCCGGGTACGGGGTCGCGAGCGCATCGGTGGACGGGGGCGACGTGCTCGCCGTCCATCAGGCGGTGCTGACAGCGGCCGAGCGGGCACGGTCGGGAAAGCGCACCACGCTGGTCGAAGCGCGGGGCTGTCCCGTCTCGCGACGCGTCCACCACGCCGCTCGCACAGGTGAGGGACGTCACCCGGACGAGGACCCACCCGACCCCGTGGCCCGGTTCCGGGAGCGGCTCGTCGGGGAGCGCATGGCCCGCGCCTCCGACCTCGACGAAGTGGAGCGCGGCGCGCGGTCCGAAGTCCGGGCTGCGTGCGAACAGGCGCTGGGTGAGTCGTCTCCCGCTGGAGAACGCGCGCTCGGAGGCGTCCGCGACGGCGACCCGGGCACTCCTCCATGGTATCGCCTCGAGCCCCCGGCGCGCGGGCTCGCGCTGGCGTCCACAACGTGA
- a CDS encoding pyruvate dehydrogenase complex E1 component subunit beta: MTSNSRPEHLGKTLRGEPVTLLEAISEALFEEMERDSSVFLMGEDIGVYGGAFKVTRGFLDHFGAERVIDTPISEAGFTGAAAGAAHMGLRPVVEMQFMDFISPAYDVITNYLATSRYRGSGSVPVVVRGPVGGGNRGGPFHSQNVEMAFFHTPGLKIVYPSTAYDAKGLMKSAIRDDDPVIFEEHKSLYRAPHLREVLPPEDYVVPLGKARRACEGGDATIVTYGAMVHASLEAAAALEKDDGVGIEVLDLRTLLPMDDAAIAESVKKTGRLLIVHEDTRTGGIAGEIAMRVNEQAFEWLDAPILRVTAIDSPVPYAGGLEDYFLPRVSDIVTTCRYLTGY; this comes from the coding sequence ATGACCAGCAACTCGAGGCCGGAGCATCTCGGCAAGACCCTGCGCGGAGAGCCGGTGACGCTGCTCGAAGCCATCAGCGAAGCCCTCTTCGAGGAGATGGAGCGGGACTCGTCGGTTTTTCTGATGGGCGAGGATATCGGGGTCTACGGGGGCGCGTTCAAGGTGACGCGAGGCTTCCTCGACCATTTCGGCGCCGAACGGGTCATCGACACTCCGATCTCCGAGGCCGGCTTCACCGGCGCCGCAGCGGGGGCGGCCCACATGGGGCTTCGCCCGGTGGTGGAGATGCAGTTCATGGACTTCATCTCGCCGGCCTACGACGTGATCACCAACTACCTCGCCACCTCCCGATACCGGGGCAGCGGGAGCGTGCCGGTCGTGGTGCGCGGCCCGGTTGGCGGCGGCAACCGGGGCGGTCCCTTCCACTCCCAGAACGTGGAGATGGCTTTCTTCCATACCCCCGGGCTCAAGATCGTCTATCCGAGCACCGCCTACGACGCCAAGGGGCTCATGAAGTCCGCCATTCGCGACGACGACCCGGTCATCTTCGAAGAGCACAAGAGCCTCTACCGGGCGCCCCATCTGCGGGAAGTGCTGCCGCCGGAGGACTACGTGGTGCCGCTGGGCAAGGCGCGGCGCGCGTGCGAAGGCGGGGACGCGACTATCGTCACCTATGGCGCGATGGTGCACGCCAGCCTGGAGGCGGCAGCCGCGCTGGAGAAGGACGACGGGGTCGGGATCGAGGTGCTGGACCTGCGCACCCTCCTTCCCATGGACGACGCGGCGATCGCCGAGAGCGTGAAGAAGACCGGGCGGCTGCTCATCGTGCACGAGGACACACGCACCGGCGGGATCGCGGGCGAAATCGCCATGCGCGTGAACGAGCAGGCGTTCGAGTGGCTGGACGCGCCGATTCTGCGCGTCACCGCGATCGATTCGCCGGTCCCCTACGCGGGCGGGCTGGAGGACTACTTTCTGCCGCGGGTGTCGGACATCGTCACCACGTGCCGCTATCTTACGGGGTATTGA
- a CDS encoding dihydrolipoamide acetyltransferase family protein: MSRIEVPMPQMGESIAEGTVSRWLKAVGDRVEVDEPILEISTDKVDAEIPSPSGGVLVEITVPEGETVEVGTIVGVIDPAGDGADGGVAPTAATEVAGEPAGAAAAPQAADAATTAGLAGAPDGKPAPATDPSPATADRPATPATAEERLRRRSTPVVRRIAAEHGVDIARVAGTGHAGRVTKQDILNFIEARKQEAAAAAAAPDAEPRAPAPDAAPPAPPAAPGPVLSADELWTAFYGEVRNPEFRARSADRVEPMDKIRRLTADHMVVAKRVAPHVHSFIEVDFTRIDELRRRNREAWQARGARVSYTAFIAWACSRLLRDYPMVNSVVSGRSVIYRGNVNLGIAVDLNPGLIVPVIHDADDFSLVGMARRIADLAARARARKLDPADIQGATFSITNPGVLGTVVGMPIIPKGTAAILGTGAIEKRVVVVTDPAGGHDAMAIRKRAFFSLGYDHRIVDGADAARFIADLRTTLAEFPGDA, translated from the coding sequence GTGTCCCGCATTGAAGTGCCGATGCCCCAGATGGGCGAGTCGATCGCCGAGGGGACGGTCTCGCGCTGGTTGAAGGCGGTTGGAGACCGCGTCGAGGTCGACGAGCCCATTCTCGAGATCTCGACCGACAAGGTCGACGCGGAAATTCCGTCTCCCAGCGGCGGAGTGCTGGTGGAGATCACCGTCCCGGAGGGAGAGACGGTGGAGGTGGGAACCATCGTCGGCGTGATCGACCCGGCAGGCGACGGGGCCGACGGCGGGGTCGCGCCGACTGCCGCGACCGAAGTGGCCGGCGAGCCCGCCGGAGCGGCGGCCGCCCCGCAGGCGGCTGACGCCGCAACCACCGCCGGGCTCGCCGGAGCCCCGGACGGGAAACCCGCTCCCGCGACCGACCCCTCCCCCGCGACGGCCGACCGCCCCGCCACCCCCGCGACCGCGGAAGAACGCCTCCGCCGCCGTTCCACCCCGGTGGTGCGCCGCATCGCCGCCGAGCACGGTGTCGACATCGCCCGGGTCGCCGGCACCGGCCACGCCGGCCGGGTGACCAAGCAGGACATCCTCAACTTCATCGAGGCGCGCAAGCAGGAAGCTGCGGCTGCGGCCGCCGCCCCCGACGCCGAGCCCCGTGCACCCGCCCCCGACGCAGCTCCCCCAGCTCCTCCCGCTGCTCCCGGTCCCGTGCTCAGCGCCGACGAGCTGTGGACGGCTTTCTACGGCGAGGTGCGCAATCCCGAGTTCCGCGCCCGCTCCGCCGACCGCGTGGAACCGATGGACAAGATCCGCCGCCTCACCGCCGACCACATGGTGGTGGCGAAGCGGGTGGCGCCCCACGTCCACTCCTTCATCGAGGTCGACTTCACCCGCATCGACGAGCTGCGGCGACGCAACCGCGAGGCGTGGCAGGCGCGCGGCGCGCGGGTCAGCTACACCGCCTTCATCGCCTGGGCCTGCTCGCGGCTGCTGCGCGACTACCCGATGGTCAACTCGGTCGTGTCGGGCCGGAGCGTCATCTACCGGGGCAACGTCAACCTGGGCATCGCGGTCGACCTGAACCCCGGCCTGATCGTGCCCGTCATCCACGACGCGGACGACTTCAGCCTGGTGGGCATGGCGCGACGCATCGCCGATCTGGCCGCGCGCGCCCGGGCCCGCAAGCTCGACCCCGCGGACATCCAGGGGGCGACCTTCTCGATCACCAATCCGGGCGTGCTGGGCACGGTGGTGGGCATGCCCATCATCCCCAAGGGGACGGCGGCCATCCTGGGAACGGGCGCCATCGAGAAGCGGGTCGTGGTGGTGACCGACCCGGCCGGCGGCCACGACGCGATGGCGATCCGCAAGCGCGCGTTCTTCTCGCTCGGGTACGATCACCGGATCGTCGACGGGGCCGACGCGGCGCGCTTCATCGCCGACCTGCGCACCACCCTGGCCGAGTTCCCCGGGGACGCCTAG
- the lipB gene encoding lipoyl(octanoyl) transferase LipB produces MPPPAASTSRRPAAQPARPAPPPQSDRRPPAPPPRPAPAAPPQPATLEVTRLGLVEYARALDLQAGLVRRRAAGEIPDQLLLLEHPHVVTLGSSAHRDHVLASDAQLRARGIELFEAGRGGDVTYHGPGQLVGYPILRLRPERRDLHRYLRDLEEVLIRALAAFGVPAARAEGLTGVWTGGRKIAAIGIRVSSGWVTSHGFALNVDPDLGYFTNIVPCGIHGREVTSLAECTGQRVPMAAVEDAVVSAFAEVFAASPAHRT; encoded by the coding sequence GTGCCACCGCCCGCCGCGTCAACGTCCCGCCGCCCGGCCGCGCAGCCGGCTCGGCCCGCCCCGCCGCCTCAATCCGACCGCCGCCCGCCCGCCCCGCCGCCTCGGCCCGCGCCCGCCGCGCCACCGCAGCCGGCGACCCTCGAAGTCACCCGCCTCGGGCTGGTCGAATACGCGCGCGCCCTCGACCTGCAGGCCGGCCTGGTGCGCCGGCGCGCGGCCGGCGAGATCCCCGACCAGCTCCTCCTGCTCGAGCACCCGCACGTGGTGACGCTGGGGTCGAGCGCCCACCGCGACCACGTCCTGGCCAGCGACGCCCAGTTGCGCGCGCGGGGCATCGAGCTCTTCGAGGCGGGCAGGGGAGGCGACGTGACCTACCACGGGCCAGGGCAACTGGTCGGCTACCCGATCCTCCGGCTCCGCCCGGAGCGCCGCGATCTGCACCGCTACCTGAGGGACCTGGAGGAGGTGCTCATCCGCGCGCTGGCGGCGTTCGGGGTGCCCGCCGCACGGGCGGAGGGCTTGACCGGCGTCTGGACCGGGGGACGGAAGATCGCCGCCATCGGCATCCGGGTCTCGTCGGGCTGGGTCACGTCGCACGGCTTCGCGCTGAACGTCGATCCCGACCTCGGCTATTTCACCAACATCGTCCCCTGCGGCATCCACGGCCGCGAGGTCACCTCGCTCGCCGAATGCACCGGCCAGCGCGTGCCGATGGCGGCGGTCGAGGACGCTGTCGTGTCCGCGTTCGCGGAAGTGTTCGCCGCCTCTCCAGCGCATCGCACCTGA
- a CDS encoding RelA/SpoT domain-containing protein has translation MARTPPRYSRGRINRAGKALANADRDRSSPELREDMRVLNNWRAAHGFPLSELHDRLRAEATNIAADAVVSQRLKTTPSTLSKLRRFPRMQLARMQDLGGCRAAVHTIEQVRELRDAYLALDLGHKLIRNIDYIDRPKPSGYRGVHLIYRYQSDDAFNGLVIEVQMRSRLQHAWATAVETAGAFLHHALKFSEGEQEWLRFFALASSALALKEGSPTVPDTPSRESTLHREVREYATRLNVVARMREYGQLIRNMSTFKRIGAYYFLLERRPAEGMTLIIPYERDELEEASADYLAFEEEGRDVVLVSTDSLEDVRRAYPNYWLDARLFLREMQGIL, from the coding sequence GTGGCCCGAACCCCTCCCCGATACTCGCGCGGGCGCATCAACCGCGCCGGCAAGGCGCTCGCCAACGCCGACCGGGACCGCTCGTCCCCTGAGCTCCGCGAAGACATGCGCGTGCTCAACAACTGGAGGGCCGCGCACGGCTTCCCGCTGAGCGAGCTGCACGACCGGCTGCGCGCCGAGGCCACGAACATCGCGGCCGACGCCGTCGTCTCCCAGAGGCTCAAGACCACGCCGTCGACGCTGTCGAAGCTGCGCCGCTTCCCCCGCATGCAGCTCGCCCGCATGCAGGACCTGGGCGGCTGCAGGGCCGCGGTCCACACCATCGAGCAGGTGCGGGAACTGCGCGACGCCTACCTGGCCCTGGACCTGGGCCACAAGCTCATCCGCAACATCGACTACATCGACCGTCCCAAGCCTTCCGGCTACCGCGGGGTGCACCTCATCTACCGCTACCAGAGCGACGACGCCTTCAACGGGCTCGTCATCGAGGTCCAGATGCGCTCGCGGCTGCAGCACGCCTGGGCGACCGCCGTGGAAACCGCCGGAGCCTTCCTGCACCACGCCCTCAAGTTCAGCGAGGGGGAACAGGAGTGGCTCCGCTTCTTCGCCCTCGCCAGTTCGGCGCTCGCCCTCAAGGAGGGGAGTCCGACTGTCCCCGACACGCCGTCCCGGGAATCCACCCTTCACCGGGAGGTGCGGGAGTACGCCACGCGCCTGAACGTGGTGGCGCGCATGCGCGAGTACGGGCAGCTCATCCGCAACATGTCCACGTTCAAGCGCATCGGCGCCTACTACTTCCTTCTGGAGCGCAGGCCGGCCGAGGGGATGACCCTCATCATCCCCTACGAAAGGGACGAGCTCGAGGAGGCTTCCGCGGATTACCTCGCATTCGAGGAGGAGGGCCGCGACGTGGTGCTCGTTTCCACGGACTCGCTCGAGGATGTCAGGCGCGCGTACCCCAACTACTGGCTCGACGCACGCCTCTTCCTGCGGGAGATGCAAGGGATCCTCTGA
- a CDS encoding ribonuclease HI: MVHIHADESCLGNQFKDRQRPGGAAGLLEFWRGDAWVRKDFWLSEADTTNNRMALMSAIAGLGAIRRPSRIRFVSDSQYLVRGMNEWVRGWRARGWKRKRGAVENVELWKRALVLAESHKVSWEWVRGHSGNPRNEYVHALAVRAATEQLDSGGAVDSGFEEWLEEQRETKERYFDFFEGAPPED; the protein is encoded by the coding sequence ATGGTCCATATTCACGCCGACGAATCCTGCCTCGGGAACCAGTTCAAGGACCGGCAGCGGCCCGGGGGAGCCGCCGGACTGCTCGAGTTCTGGCGGGGCGACGCCTGGGTTCGCAAGGATTTCTGGCTCTCCGAGGCCGACACGACCAACAACCGCATGGCGCTGATGAGCGCAATCGCGGGGCTCGGTGCGATCCGGCGGCCCAGCAGAATCCGCTTCGTCTCCGACAGCCAGTACCTGGTGCGCGGCATGAACGAGTGGGTTCGCGGATGGCGCGCCCGCGGATGGAAGCGCAAGCGGGGCGCGGTCGAGAACGTCGAACTCTGGAAGCGGGCGCTCGTCCTGGCCGAATCCCACAAGGTTAGCTGGGAGTGGGTCCGCGGACACTCGGGGAATCCCAGAAACGAGTACGTGCACGCCCTCGCGGTGCGCGCCGCGACCGAACAGCTCGACTCGGGGGGCGCGGTGGACTCCGGCTTCGAGGAGTGGCTGGAGGAGCAGCGCGAGACGAAAGAGCGCTACTTCGATTTCTTCGAGGGGGCGCCGCCCGAGGACTGA
- the carA gene encoding glutamine-hydrolyzing carbamoyl-phosphate synthase small subunit: MIRTTKRAEACLLLEDGRRFDGFFLGKRGEALGEVVFNTAMTGYQEILTDPSYTGQLVTMTYPLIGNYGVNDADQESARPAAAGFVVREVARAHSSWRATSGLEDYLIRHGVVGIQSVDTRAVTRHIRAAGAMRAAIADADTAERALLERIRAHPRMEGLDLAGGVSTPERYVVEPAGTARFRVFAYDLGVKANSPRLLSERGCQVTVVPAQTPAEEIARERPDGLFVSNGPGDPAAVEMAIGTIRRCAHDGVPVFGICLGHQLIARAFGAETFKLPFGHHGANHPVRNLDLGTVEITSQNHGFAVRGGDGDAIPGAPELRLTHLNLYDGTVEGMAHRSLPVFCVQYHPEAAPGPHDSRYLFDDFVSLMEAAGRTVGARAALP; encoded by the coding sequence TTGATCCGGACCACGAAGCGCGCCGAAGCCTGCCTGCTCCTGGAGGATGGCCGGCGCTTCGACGGGTTCTTCCTGGGGAAGCGCGGCGAGGCCCTCGGCGAGGTCGTCTTCAACACGGCGATGACAGGCTATCAGGAAATCCTCACCGACCCGTCCTACACGGGGCAACTGGTGACGATGACCTACCCGCTCATCGGCAACTACGGGGTCAACGACGCCGACCAGGAATCGGCGCGTCCGGCCGCCGCCGGCTTCGTGGTACGCGAGGTCGCGCGCGCACACAGCTCGTGGCGCGCCACCTCCGGGCTGGAGGACTACCTGATCCGGCACGGCGTGGTCGGCATCCAGTCGGTGGACACGCGCGCGGTAACGCGACACATCCGCGCGGCGGGGGCCATGCGGGCCGCCATCGCCGACGCCGACACCGCCGAGAGGGCGCTGCTCGAGCGCATCCGCGCCCATCCACGCATGGAAGGGCTCGACCTGGCCGGCGGGGTCTCGACGCCGGAGCGCTACGTGGTTGAGCCGGCGGGCACGGCGCGCTTTCGGGTGTTCGCCTACGACCTGGGGGTGAAGGCCAACTCGCCGCGGCTCCTGTCCGAGCGCGGCTGCCAGGTGACCGTCGTGCCCGCGCAAACGCCGGCCGAGGAGATCGCGCGCGAACGGCCGGACGGGCTCTTCGTGTCAAACGGCCCGGGCGACCCCGCTGCGGTGGAGATGGCCATCGGGACCATCCGCCGGTGCGCGCACGACGGCGTCCCGGTGTTCGGGATCTGCCTCGGGCACCAGCTCATCGCGCGCGCCTTCGGCGCGGAGACGTTCAAGCTGCCCTTCGGGCATCACGGTGCCAACCACCCGGTGCGCAACCTGGACCTGGGCACGGTGGAGATCACCTCGCAGAACCACGGCTTCGCGGTCAGGGGCGGAGACGGGGACGCGATTCCGGGAGCTCCGGAACTGCGCCTCACTCACCTCAACCTCTACGACGGCACCGTGGAGGGGATGGCCCACCGCTCCCTCCCGGTCTTCTGCGTGCAGTACCATCCCGAGGCGGCGCCCGGCCCGCACGACAGCCGCTACCTGTTCGACGACTTCGTTTCGCTGATGGAGGCGGCTGGCCGGACAGTCGGCGCGCGCGCCGCCTTGCCTTGA
- a CDS encoding integration host factor subunit beta, producing MTKADLVQQVADAIGPGVTRKDCALVVDGFLNAIKQAVASGENIEIRGFGTFKVRRRKARMARNPRTGDPVRVPARAVPVFKPSRLLRSQVVRLDDTGG from the coding sequence ATGACCAAAGCCGATCTCGTCCAGCAGGTGGCGGACGCCATTGGACCCGGGGTTACGAGGAAGGACTGCGCTCTGGTGGTGGATGGCTTCCTGAACGCCATCAAGCAGGCCGTGGCGAGCGGCGAGAACATCGAGATCAGGGGCTTTGGCACCTTCAAGGTACGCCGGCGCAAGGCACGGATGGCGCGCAATCCACGGACGGGAGATCCCGTGCGCGTGCCCGCCCGCGCGGTCCCCGTCTTCAAGCCGTCCAGGCTGCTCCGCTCCCAGGTCGTTCGTCTGGACGATACGGGCGGCTGA
- the moaD gene encoding molybdopterin converting factor subunit 1 gives MRVQARFFAAYRELTGASRAEVDLPEGATVADLIDTLRGRGPSFGVLPPRPAVAVNLEYAPPETELSDGDEVAFIPPVAGG, from the coding sequence GTGCGGGTACAGGCGCGCTTCTTCGCCGCGTATCGCGAGCTGACCGGCGCCTCGCGGGCCGAGGTGGACCTCCCCGAGGGGGCCACGGTCGCCGATCTCATCGACACCCTGCGCGGGCGGGGACCGTCGTTCGGCGTACTTCCGCCCAGGCCGGCGGTCGCGGTCAACCTCGAGTACGCGCCTCCGGAGACGGAACTCAGCGACGGAGACGAGGTGGCCTTCATCCCGCCGGTGGCCGGGGGTTAG
- a CDS encoding molybdenum cofactor biosynthesis protein MoaE, whose protein sequence is MPYAEITADPLDPARLLARVGSPEDGAVLLFLGTVRNHADGRSVSGMQYEGYQEMALEVLRRIAEEASERFSTPKLAVTHRLGALEIGEVSVVVAVSSPHRAEAYGASRYVMEEIKRRLPVWKKEFYVEGAAEWVRGTVPPADGSPAPHSGAGDP, encoded by the coding sequence ATGCCCTACGCGGAGATCACCGCCGACCCGCTCGACCCGGCGCGTCTGCTGGCGCGCGTGGGCTCGCCCGAAGACGGCGCCGTGCTCCTGTTCCTGGGGACGGTGCGCAACCACGCCGACGGGCGCTCGGTCTCCGGGATGCAGTACGAGGGCTACCAGGAGATGGCGCTCGAGGTGCTGCGCCGCATCGCGGAAGAGGCGAGCGAGCGCTTCTCCACCCCCAAGCTGGCGGTCACGCATCGCCTGGGAGCGCTCGAGATCGGCGAGGTGAGCGTGGTGGTCGCGGTGTCGAGCCCGCACCGTGCGGAGGCCTACGGCGCGTCGCGCTACGTGATGGAAGAGATCAAGCGGCGGCTTCCGGTGTGGAAAAAGGAGTTTTACGTTGAGGGAGCCGCCGAGTGGGTGAGGGGTACGGTTCCACCTGCCGATGGAAGTCCGGCTCCGCACTCCGGCGCCGGCGACCCGTGA
- the moaA gene encoding GTP 3',8-cyclase MoaA, producing the protein MMPDTKPASSKVRSLPDAAASRSMVDSFGRRIEYLRISVTDKCNLRCVYCMPVEGLPWLKRDEILDYEEIARVVRTMAKMGLRRLRITGGEPLVRRDLSSLIRMLSAIDGIENIALSTNAVLLEDQAEELKAAGVDRVNISLDSLRADRADTIARRPGTLDKVLRGLAAAEAVGFEPIKINVVLMRDSNDDEIADFAAITRERPWHIRFIEIMPTGSNTDLSADSFISCNEALERVRELGDLKPVQGPLGNGPATYYRFDGAPGTIGVITPMSHNFCDRCNRMRLTADGQLRPCLFGSIQTDLRSPLRQGEDIRPLVEETLRIKPERHWLVQGSTEGSGGLIALSQTGG; encoded by the coding sequence ATGATGCCTGACACCAAGCCGGCTTCTTCGAAGGTGCGGAGTCTTCCGGACGCCGCCGCCTCGCGCTCGATGGTCGACTCCTTCGGGCGCCGCATCGAATACCTGCGCATCTCGGTCACCGACAAGTGCAACCTGCGCTGCGTCTACTGCATGCCCGTGGAAGGGCTGCCCTGGCTCAAGCGCGACGAGATCCTGGACTACGAGGAGATCGCGCGCGTAGTGCGGACGATGGCGAAGATGGGGCTCAGGCGGCTGCGCATCACCGGGGGCGAGCCGCTGGTGCGCCGCGACCTCTCCTCCCTGATCCGGATGCTCTCCGCCATCGACGGGATCGAGAACATCGCCCTGTCCACCAACGCGGTGCTGCTCGAGGACCAGGCGGAGGAGCTGAAGGCGGCGGGCGTCGACCGGGTGAACATCTCGCTCGACTCGCTGCGCGCGGACCGCGCCGACACCATCGCCCGGCGTCCCGGCACCCTCGACAAGGTGCTGCGCGGGCTGGCGGCGGCCGAGGCCGTCGGCTTCGAGCCGATCAAGATCAACGTCGTGCTGATGCGCGACTCCAACGACGACGAGATCGCCGACTTCGCGGCCATCACCCGCGAGCGCCCCTGGCACATCCGCTTCATCGAGATCATGCCCACCGGCTCAAACACCGACCTGTCGGCGGACAGCTTCATCTCGTGCAACGAAGCGCTCGAGCGGGTGCGCGAGCTCGGCGACCTCAAGCCCGTGCAGGGCCCGCTGGGCAACGGCCCCGCCACCTATTACCGCTTCGACGGCGCGCCCGGCACCATCGGGGTCATCACCCCCATGAGCCACAACTTCTGCGACCGCTGCAACCGCATGCGCCTCACTGCGGACGGCCAGTTGCGCCCGTGCCTGTTCGGCTCCATCCAGACCGACCTGCGGAGCCCGCTGCGCCAAGGCGAGGACATCCGTCCGCTCGTCGAGGAGACCCTGCGCATCAAACCCGAGCGCCACTGGCTGGTGCAGGGGAGCACCGAGGGCTCCGGCGGGCTCATCGCCCTGAGTCAGACCGGCGGGTAG